Within Hyalangium ruber, the genomic segment GCCGAGGCCTCGCTGCGGCTGGAGACGAACTCGGTGGAGCGTGCCGATGCCTTGAGGGCGCGGGTGGAGGCCGCGTGCGCGGGGCTGCTCACGCACCGCAAGCGGGAGCACTGCGACCCCGAGGCGCTGATGGAGGCCCAGGGCGAGGAGGTCTCGGAATACGAGGCGCCAGAGCCGGAGATGCTGGCGGCGCTGCGCGAGTTCAAGGCGGAGCACTACGCGGCGTGGCTCGACAATCCGCTGCCGGCGTTGAAGGGGAAGACGCCGCGCGAGGCGGTGCGCACGGCGGCCGGGCGTCGGGAGGTGGAGTTGATCCTCAAGGAGTTCGAGCACGGCGAGGCGCTGCTGCCCGAGGAGGAGCGGGCCGACATCCTGGCCCTGCGAGGGGAGCTGGGGCTCACGGAGTAGGGGGCGCGGGCCCTGTTGCCCTCCGACCGTCCGGGCAGGGGGCGTGCATGCGGGCCAGCCTGTGTGCCGCGCCCTACCTTGGAGAGTCAGACATCGCTGCCGCGAAGGAGCCCACCATGGCCGAACACGAGGACCCCAAGCCGCAACCCCGGCTGCCGGAGGATGAAGACCGCTACAAGCGCCAGGCGGGAGACCGGCCCGTGCCCACGCCTGGGCATATCGGCAACGTGCCGGAGGACGCGCCGGGGCCTGGAAAGCCGATTGTCTTCCCGCCCCGTGAGCCCCGCTGAGGCGTGGCCTTGTGTCGGCTGCCTCCTCGCGCCTAAACCCTGAGCATGCTCTCCATCACGCTTGCCCTCGTGCTGTCCGCCACCCCTGCTCCGGCTGTCGAGTCCTGGGCCAAGAAGGCCTGTCCGCTGCCGAAGAAGGAGCCGCAGTCCAACGTCGAGTACAAGGCGCAGGAAGGGGCTCGCGCCGAGTGTCTGAAGAAGGCGATGAACAAGGCGCTCGACAAGGTCATCGTCCCGCTGAAGAAGAAGGACGCGGCCAACTACAAGGCGTGGATGGGGTTGCAGGCTGACTACAACCGCTGGGTGGCCGATGCGTGCGCCGCGGTGGAGGAGGCCTACTGGGTGGATACGGCCACGGGTGAGCGCTCCATGGGCACGGGTTACGGCTCGGCGGAGATGCAGTGCCGCCAGGGGCAGTACGCCTGGCGCGGGTTCTACGCGGATGCGTGGGCGCGCAATGACTGGCAGGCCATCACGAAGGCGCTCGACGAGTACGCGAAGGTGGCGCCCAAGCATCAGGAGCTGCTCGCGAAGTTCACCGAGCAGGCCAAGGCCGCCGCCGAGCGCGCTCCGGCTCAGGTCGAGCAGTCCGACACGCCCATGCAGAAGCTCTCGAAGAGCGACTGGAAGGACTACAACGACCGGCTGGACCGCGCCGCCAGCGCGCCGAAGACGCTGGCCGAGCGCCAGTGCGCCCTGGTGCCCAAGGCCCCCGCCACCTGCGCTGACTCCTTCCGCGCCAGCCTCTTCTCGCAGATGGACCTGAGCGAGGTCATGGGGCGCCCCTCCGAGGGGTAGGCCACCTGGAGGGTTGCTTCCCGAGTTCAAACCTGTGCGGTAGGATGCCGCACATGATGCTTGCCCGAGTCGTCATGTCCGAGAAGCCACGACGCCCCGCAACGTACGAGGACCTGGAGGCGCTCCCGCCTCACCAGGTGGGGGAGATCATCGCCGGGGAGCTGTACGCCAGTCCGCGCCCGGCGACGCCCCATGCGCGCGCGGCTTCACGGCTCGGCGTCAAGCTCGGAGGTCCCTTCGACATTGGAGGGGACAACCCGGGTGGATGGGTCATCCTCCATGAACCCGAGCTGCACCTGGGAACGGACGTGCTCGTTCCGGACCTGGCGGGTTGGCGGCGCGAGCGCATGCCCAAGCTGCCGCGCGTTCCCGCGCTCAAGCTCGCTCCGGACTGGGTCTGCGAGGTGCTCTCTCCCTCCACCGAGGCGCGCGATCGCTCGGCCAAGTTTCCCATCTACGCCCGTGAGGGCGTGCGCCACGTCTGGCTCGTGGATCCGGATGTGCGCACCCTGGAGATCTTCCGGCTGGAGGGTCCGCGCTACACGCTGCTCGCCACCCATGAAGGCGAGGCCTCTGTTCATGCCGAACCTTTCGAGGCGCTCGCGCTGTCTCTGCGCGTGCTGTGGGAGGACTGAGGGTAAGCTGCCGGACCCCTATGTCCGCCGAGCCCCTCATCTTCGAGAAGGCCCACGCCCTCTGCTACCGCATCTATGACATCGCGGACGAGATTGATCTGGAGAAGGCACGCCGCGTGCTCGCCCAGGACGCACGCCGCCTGAAGCTCTCCCGCGAGAACAGTCAATACATCCAGCTCCCCAACCCGCCCGTGGCCTATGAGCTGGGCCGACGCGTGCTCGCCCTCCGCGGCGGGCCCGTCACCGTCGACACCACCGCGCGCCTGTTCGACCATGGCGCCGCCTCCATCGTCCTCGCCGTCCCCATCCCCGAGGGCGCTACCCTCGAGCAGCTCACCGCCATCGCCGATGAGCTCTACGACAGCCAGGCCCTGGAGGCCCTCGCCAGCGAGCTCATCGAGGGCGTGCGCAAGACCATCGCCCCCGCCGTGCGGGAGCGGCGCATGTGGGAACAGAACGAGAGCTACACCGTCCTCTTCGTCGAGCACATCCGTGGCACCCCCTCCGCAGAGGAGCTGCTCCAGCGCGCCGACCTGGCTCGCCTGCTGCTCGGCGAGGTCGGCTCCCGGCCCCTGTCTCGCAACGAGAGCCAGGCCGTCACCCAGCACCGCTTCAGCTACACCGTGGATGACCTCGTCGTCCTCGATTGGAACAGCGCCTTCGTCTACGAGCCCTCCGGCTCGCGAGACATTCCGGACCTGTTGGAGATCGCCAACGCGCAGTTGCTCGAGTTCCGCTTCTACGACGAGCAGCTCGATGGGCACATCTCCCGCATCCATGATCAGGTGCAGACCCGGCGACATGGGTGGACGGCGTTGTTCCGCAGCCCCTATCGCAACCTCGTGCGCGAGACGCTCACCACCCTGGTGGACCTCAACGAGTTCATCGAGCGGGTGGAGAACAGCCTGAAAATCATCGGCGACTTCTACCTGGCCAAGGTCTACGAGGCGGCGGTGAAGCGGCTGCGCATCCCCGCGTGGCAATCCTCCGTCACCCGCAAGCACCAGCTCCTCGCCCAGACGTATGGGCTGCTCAAGGGCGAGGTGGACACGGCGCGCTCCCTCACGCTGGAGGCCACCATCGTCGCCCTCATCGTCCTGGAGATCGCCTTCGCCTTCCTGCGCGTCTTCGAGCACTGAGCCGACGCAACCTCCCGGGGTGGCGGGGTGCGGCGATACCCGGGGGGGTAACAAAGGCGGTTTTTCTCTGGACGTTTGTCGAAACCTCGACTTGTGTGCGCGCCCTGGTATGGACCGGGGGAATACCCCTCCTCGGCCCCACCTGCCCTCACTCCCGAGCCATCGACATTGCCCGGATGGATGATCGCATGACACTGCCCACCTCTTCCTCGACGCGAAAGGGCA encodes:
- a CDS encoding Uma2 family endonuclease, coding for MMLARVVMSEKPRRPATYEDLEALPPHQVGEIIAGELYASPRPATPHARAASRLGVKLGGPFDIGGDNPGGWVILHEPELHLGTDVLVPDLAGWRRERMPKLPRVPALKLAPDWVCEVLSPSTEARDRSAKFPIYAREGVRHVWLVDPDVRTLEIFRLEGPRYTLLATHEGEASVHAEPFEALALSLRVLWED